The Arcobacter sp. LA11 genome includes a region encoding these proteins:
- a CDS encoding DMT family transporter, translating to MNKNLFYILMIFAMIFWGASWINVKVLSNYINEYEVVFLRVGISLISMIPILFYLKLSFKITIKTAVLVLFASLVLVLYSIFFFLGVKNGTAGLGGALVTTLIPINTFIIIALMQHKIISLKHSFALILGGFGVLTMLNIWEFNISDIFSIQNIYFLLASFLWPALTIISSKATKTNPLIFTFYVYIVSSIIVYLFFIDYSLFEKIINFDYIFWLNIFVLSILATTFATSIYFIGIEKLGTKEVSSFIFLVPSSALVFSAVFLDEKITFNTLLGTICTVVAIYILNDLKINFIKKLIP from the coding sequence GTGAATAAAAATCTCTTTTATATACTAATGATATTTGCTATGATATTTTGGGGAGCATCATGGATAAATGTTAAGGTACTTTCAAATTATATAAATGAATATGAAGTTGTTTTTTTAAGAGTAGGAATTTCTCTAATCTCTATGATTCCAATTTTATTTTATTTAAAATTGAGTTTTAAAATAACTATTAAAACTGCTGTATTAGTACTATTTGCTTCTTTAGTTTTAGTACTTTATTCTATATTCTTTTTTCTTGGGGTAAAAAATGGTACTGCAGGGCTTGGGGGAGCATTAGTTACCACACTTATTCCTATAAATACCTTTATAATTATAGCTCTTATGCAGCATAAAATAATATCACTCAAACACTCTTTTGCACTGATTCTTGGTGGTTTTGGAGTATTAACTATGTTAAATATCTGGGAATTTAATATAAGTGATATTTTTTCAATACAAAATATCTATTTTTTATTAGCATCTTTTTTATGGCCAGCGCTTACTATTATTAGTTCTAAAGCTACTAAAACTAATCCTCTTATATTTACATTTTATGTATATATAGTCTCTTCAATTATTGTATATTTATTTTTTATAGATTATTCATTATTTGAAAAAATCATTAACTTTGACTATATTTTTTGGTTAAATATATTTGTCTTAAGTATATTAGCTACTACTTTTGCTACATCTATTTATTTTATTGGGATTGAAAAGCTTGGAACAAAAGAAGTTAGTTCTTTTATTTTTTTAGTTCCTAGTTCTGCCTTAGTATTTAGTGCCGTTTTCTTAGATGAGAAAATTACATTTAATACCTTACTTGGTACAATATGTACTGTTGTAGCAATATATATTTTAAATGATTTAAAAATCAATTTTATAAAAAAATTAATCCCTTAG
- a CDS encoding diguanylate cyclase has translation MNKLLHYLNESPTVFFILKKDDGLWELEYVTDNVINIYGKTSEDFLNKKYHHEDFIHKVDLKKFNDEASKISRIEGDTFNYTPYRVLKGSMTSWISHTTKIIRDEDGKPKFYYGYITDITDQKNLNEKLNNVNTVLDSIFNNSFNLILLLDNRGKLIKANETSLEIAGYKEQDVINRYFWDLPWWNYCTSEEKDILREEINIVKMGSSLKNNKHYYDTTGQKIEVDFCFSPVFDRDLNVTHILCEAHDITQSKNIQKRLDQYMRIVNDNVYITISDLTGKIVNVSDAYCKLTGYLRDELIDKKHSIFRHPDTEGYVFKELWSTINKGRLWKGEHKNRKKDGSTFWVENSITPNLDENGNITGYTSIYNDITDKKEISELLITDYLTKIYNRRHFNDIFEIELKRARRDQENFILMVLDIDYFKQYNDTYGHDAGDKALQLVANSLKYTLNRAHDFVFRLGGEEFGIITSKIGISGVKTLANKLKQSIENLEIEHKGNKVSNFITISIGTKIVSPESVLNQNDIYKLADNALYEAKDFGRNRAVISKKDTLRD, from the coding sequence ATGAATAAACTATTACATTATCTAAATGAAAGTCCTACTGTATTTTTCATCTTAAAAAAAGATGATGGATTATGGGAATTAGAGTATGTAACTGATAATGTAATTAATATTTATGGAAAAACATCAGAAGACTTTCTTAATAAAAAATATCACCATGAAGACTTTATACATAAAGTAGATTTGAAAAAATTTAATGATGAAGCTTCTAAAATATCTAGAATAGAAGGTGATACTTTTAACTATACTCCATACAGAGTTTTAAAAGGAAGCATGACTTCTTGGATTAGTCATACTACTAAAATAATTAGAGATGAAGATGGTAAACCAAAGTTTTATTATGGATATATTACAGATATTACTGACCAAAAAAATTTAAATGAAAAACTTAACAATGTAAATACTGTTTTAGACTCTATTTTTAATAACTCTTTTAATCTAATACTTCTTTTAGATAATCGTGGAAAACTTATAAAAGCAAATGAAACTTCTTTAGAAATTGCAGGATATAAAGAGCAGGATGTAATCAACAGATATTTCTGGGATTTGCCTTGGTGGAATTATTGTACCTCAGAAGAAAAAGATATTTTAAGAGAAGAAATAAATATCGTAAAAATGGGTTCTTCTTTAAAAAACAATAAACACTATTATGATACTACTGGTCAAAAAATTGAAGTAGATTTTTGTTTTTCTCCCGTATTTGATAGAGATTTAAATGTTACTCATATTTTATGTGAAGCTCATGATATAACTCAAAGTAAGAATATACAAAAAAGACTTGATCAATATATGAGAATTGTAAATGATAATGTATATATTACAATATCTGACTTAACAGGTAAAATAGTAAATGTAAGTGATGCCTATTGTAAGTTAACTGGTTATTTACGAGATGAATTGATAGATAAAAAACATAGTATTTTTAGACATCCTGATACAGAAGGTTATGTATTTAAGGAATTATGGTCAACTATTAATAAAGGAAGGCTTTGGAAAGGTGAACATAAAAATAGAAAAAAAGATGGCTCAACCTTTTGGGTTGAAAATTCAATTACTCCAAATTTAGATGAAAATGGAAATATCACAGGATATACTTCAATTTATAATGATATAACAGATAAAAAAGAGATATCAGAACTTTTAATTACCGATTATTTAACTAAAATATATAATAGAAGACATTTCAATGATATTTTTGAAATAGAATTAAAAAGAGCTAGAAGAGATCAAGAAAATTTTATATTGATGGTTCTTGATATAGATTATTTCAAACAATATAATGATACTTATGGACATGATGCAGGAGATAAAGCTTTACAGTTAGTTGCAAATTCATTGAAATATACTTTAAATAGAGCCCATGACTTTGTTTTTAGACTTGGTGGAGAAGAGTTTGGAATTATTACTTCTAAAATAGGAATATCTGGAGTAAAAACTCTAGCTAATAAATTAAAACAAAGCATTGAAAATTTAGAAATAGAACATAAAGGAAATAAGGTATCAAACTTTATTACTATATCTATTGGAACAAAAATCGTTTCACCTGAAAGTGTTTTAAATCAAAATGATATTTATAAACTTGCGGACAATGCTTTATATGAAGCAAAAGATTTTGGTAGAAATAGGGCAGTTATTTCAAAAAAAGATACTCTAAGGGATTAA
- a CDS encoding neutral zinc metallopeptidase, whose protein sequence is MKWEDNRESTNIEDRRNSSNYGSKGRGGNMMALLPIVKILLGTKIGRIVLVIGVVAYFFGFNPLSLLDSSVTPSSTQSKVVNKDADDKSARFVSAVLAQTEDIWSEVFKKYGATYQVPKLVLFRGSTRSGCGFASAQTGPFYCPADRKIYLDLSFFDELAQRHDAPGDFAQAYVIAHEVGHHVQNIIGTLDKVQKAKQNFRSEKKSNALQVKVELQADCYSGLWAHYSMKNFNSLEEGDIEEALNAASAIGDDTLQKKAQGYVVPDAFTHGSSAQRMKWFRKGFTQANLESCDTF, encoded by the coding sequence ATGAAATGGGAAGACAATAGAGAAAGCACAAATATAGAAGATAGAAGAAATTCATCTAATTATGGAAGCAAAGGTCGTGGTGGAAACATGATGGCTCTATTACCAATTGTAAAAATACTTTTAGGTACAAAAATAGGTAGAATTGTGCTTGTTATTGGTGTTGTCGCTTACTTTTTTGGTTTTAATCCTTTATCTTTGCTTGACTCTTCTGTTACTCCTTCTTCTACTCAATCAAAAGTTGTAAATAAAGATGCTGATGATAAAAGTGCAAGATTTGTTTCTGCTGTATTAGCTCAAACAGAAGATATTTGGAGTGAAGTTTTTAAAAAATATGGAGCAACTTATCAAGTCCCAAAACTTGTACTTTTTAGAGGAAGTACAAGAAGTGGATGTGGTTTTGCATCGGCTCAAACAGGACCTTTTTATTGTCCAGCAGATAGAAAAATATATCTTGATCTATCTTTTTTTGATGAACTTGCACAAAGACATGATGCTCCTGGTGATTTTGCACAAGCATATGTAATCGCCCATGAAGTAGGACACCACGTGCAAAATATTATTGGTACATTAGACAAAGTACAAAAAGCAAAACAAAACTTTAGAAGTGAAAAAAAATCTAATGCCTTACAGGTAAAAGTTGAGTTACAAGCTGATTGTTATTCTGGACTTTGGGCTCACTATAGTATGAAAAATTTCAATTCTCTAGAAGAGGGTGATATTGAAGAGGCTTTAAATGCAGCTAGTGCTATTGGCGATGATACTTTGCAGAAAAAAGCACAAGGATATGTTGTTCCTGATGCATTTACTCATGGTTCATCTGCACAAAGAATGAAATGGTTTAGAAAAGGGTTTACTCAAGCTAATTTGGAATCATGTGATACTTTTTAA
- a CDS encoding DUF922 domain-containing protein, translating to MKLFFILFLVSSVLFSKPLVVTNYKYYNIYPTNKHKLEDSMDKTSPISSFGSVRHGTVNWKIRYYYKRQRRLGICSIAEVKTKVDVVYHIPKLAKNYKSPKGTRQVFNRYYIILKDYLKRHSDFAVQAASEIEEELIKIKPLNNDCEIIKTDAKRVASGIIKKYKKKNKDYEIRTYEGFLEGVRSEKLL from the coding sequence ATGAAATTATTCTTTATACTTTTTTTAGTTAGTTCAGTTTTATTTTCAAAACCTTTGGTCGTTACAAATTATAAGTATTATAATATTTATCCTACAAATAAACACAAATTAGAAGATAGTATGGATAAAACTTCTCCTATCTCATCTTTTGGTAGCGTACGACATGGTACTGTAAACTGGAAGATAAGATATTACTATAAACGACAAAGAAGACTTGGTATTTGCTCTATTGCTGAAGTAAAAACAAAAGTTGATGTAGTATATCATATCCCTAAACTTGCTAAAAATTACAAATCGCCTAAAGGAACGAGACAGGTTTTTAATAGATACTATATAATTTTAAAAGATTATCTAAAAAGACATAGTGATTTTGCAGTTCAAGCTGCAAGTGAGATAGAAGAAGAGTTAATAAAAATAAAACCTTTAAATAATGATTGTGAGATAATAAAAACAGATGCAAAAAGAGTTGCAAGTGGAATAATTAAAAAATATAAGAAAAAAAATAAAGATTATGAAATACGAACATATGAAGGGTTTTTAGAAGGTGTTCGTTCTGAAAAGTTATTATAG
- a CDS encoding SO_0444 family Cu/Zn efflux transporter — MSYITSFFDNYFLLIDAMSIYIMVGLLFAGILKQLVPDDFVSKNLGTDSTGSIIKATIFGIPLPVCSCSVIPIAQGLRKEGASKGAVQSFLISTPITGVDSILATFSFFGLIFTIFRVLSSIIIAIAVGLVQNFLEKESIKKEKTSLKPMFSTTGTSTTSLNSFTPKPTNTSSDSSCGCSSKNEKKSFSIKKVFSYAYVTLFEDMVKALFIGLLLGAAFTTFIPKEYSSLLFENQILTYFVILLFAIPLYTCATASLPIAAAFMIQGMSAGAAFIFLTAGPATSAVTMSVVYKMLGRTSLIVYVSTIAILSLVFGFLFDSIFDKLEILNLSHHMDELSILNRTASILMLLLMFYYLLIPYFSKKSSCCSSETSCCSSSSEV, encoded by the coding sequence GTGAGTTATATTACAAGTTTTTTTGATAATTATTTTTTATTAATTGATGCAATGTCTATTTATATCATGGTAGGACTATTGTTTGCAGGTATTTTAAAACAACTTGTACCTGATGATTTTGTATCAAAAAATCTTGGAACAGATTCTACGGGTTCAATTATAAAAGCTACAATCTTTGGTATTCCTCTTCCTGTTTGTTCTTGTTCTGTTATTCCAATTGCACAAGGTTTAAGAAAAGAGGGTGCCAGTAAAGGTGCGGTACAAAGTTTTTTAATCTCTACACCTATAACAGGTGTGGATTCTATTTTAGCTACGTTTTCTTTTTTTGGATTGATTTTTACTATTTTTAGAGTTCTAAGTTCAATTATAATTGCAATAGCTGTGGGACTTGTTCAAAATTTTCTAGAAAAAGAGAGTATAAAAAAAGAGAAGACATCTCTTAAACCTATGTTTTCTACTACAGGTACTTCTACAACTTCTTTAAATAGTTTTACTCCTAAACCTACGAATACTTCCTCTGATTCTTCTTGTGGGTGTAGCTCTAAAAATGAGAAGAAAAGCTTTTCTATTAAAAAAGTTTTTTCATATGCTTATGTTACATTATTTGAAGATATGGTCAAAGCACTATTTATTGGACTTTTACTTGGAGCAGCTTTTACTACTTTTATACCTAAAGAGTATTCTTCTTTATTATTTGAAAATCAAATTTTAACATATTTTGTAATACTTCTTTTTGCTATTCCTTTATATACTTGTGCAACTGCATCATTGCCTATTGCTGCTGCATTTATGATACAAGGGATGAGTGCTGGTGCTGCATTTATATTTTTAACAGCAGGGCCAGCAACAAGTGCTGTTACTATGAGTGTTGTGTATAAAATGCTAGGACGTACATCTTTAATAGTTTATGTCTCTACAATTGCTATATTATCTTTAGTATTTGGATTTTTATTTGATTCTATTTTTGATAAATTAGAGATCTTAAATTTATCTCATCATATGGATGAGTTATCTATTTTAAATAGAACAGCTTCTATTTTGATGCTTCTATTGATGTTTTATTATTTGTTAATACCTTATTTTAGTAAAAAAAGTTCTTGTTGTTCTTCTGAAACTAGCTGTTGTTCTAGTTCAAGTGAGGTATAA
- the rmuC gene encoding DNA recombination protein RmuC: MPLDNTNLVAIVALLIGLIVGGLVLWIIYRQKVTLLEEKIELTKDSYNALIENQKGSISKLEEDLNTQASNYEDKIELIESNFNENLQFEKNTSNLQQESLKNSFADKKEQMRSEFEIKEQNLKEKIELLENSKQSLKVEFENLSNKLFEENTKKSTNNLTSMLTPFKEQLTSFGKRVDDIYNEETKQRVSLLTEIKNLKDLNNQISQDAINLTKALKGENKTQGDWGELILSKILEQTGLREGVEYSTQGSYTDSDGKRLRPDVIVHLPLKKDIVIDSKVSLIAYLKYTEAQDELEKELASKELIKSIYAHIKGLSIKNYENIDAVNTLDFVLMFIPIEGAFMLAASEDNNLFKTAFENNIMLVSPSTLFATLRTVENIWRYEHQNENALVISKKAADLYDKFAGFVTDIESIGLNINRTQKAYDDAMNKLTLGKGNLLRRSEEFIELGVKAKKKIDSQRLLGE, translated from the coding sequence ATGCCTTTAGATAATACAAATTTAGTCGCAATTGTAGCTCTTCTGATTGGTCTTATTGTTGGTGGATTAGTTTTATGGATAATCTATAGACAAAAGGTAACTCTTTTAGAAGAGAAAATTGAGCTTACAAAAGATTCATATAATGCATTAATAGAAAACCAGAAAGGGTCTATTTCTAAGCTTGAAGAAGATTTAAATACACAAGCTAGTAATTATGAAGATAAAATAGAATTAATAGAATCAAATTTCAATGAAAATTTACAATTTGAAAAAAACACATCTAACTTACAACAAGAATCTCTAAAAAACTCTTTTGCAGATAAAAAAGAGCAAATGAGAAGTGAGTTTGAAATAAAAGAACAAAATTTAAAAGAAAAAATAGAACTACTAGAAAATTCAAAACAAAGTCTAAAAGTAGAGTTTGAAAACCTTTCAAACAAGTTATTTGAAGAAAATACAAAAAAATCGACTAACAACTTAACTTCGATGTTAACTCCTTTTAAAGAGCAACTTACAAGTTTTGGAAAAAGAGTAGATGATATTTATAATGAAGAGACAAAACAGAGGGTTTCTTTACTTACTGAAATAAAAAATTTAAAAGATTTAAATAATCAAATTTCTCAAGATGCTATAAATCTAACAAAAGCTTTAAAAGGTGAAAATAAAACCCAAGGTGATTGGGGTGAGCTTATTTTATCTAAGATTTTAGAGCAAACGGGTCTTAGAGAAGGTGTAGAATATTCAACACAAGGTTCATATACTGATAGTGATGGGAAGAGATTAAGACCAGATGTTATTGTTCATCTTCCTTTAAAAAAAGATATTGTGATTGATTCTAAAGTGTCACTTATAGCTTATTTAAAGTATACAGAAGCTCAAGATGAGTTAGAAAAAGAGTTAGCTTCTAAAGAACTTATAAAATCAATATATGCTCATATAAAAGGTTTAAGTATTAAAAACTATGAAAATATAGATGCAGTTAATACTTTAGATTTTGTTTTAATGTTTATACCTATTGAAGGTGCTTTTATGTTAGCTGCTTCTGAAGATAACAACTTATTTAAAACAGCTTTTGAAAATAATATCATGTTAGTTTCTCCTTCAACTTTATTTGCAACACTTAGAACTGTTGAGAATATTTGGAGATATGAACACCAAAATGAAAATGCTTTAGTAATATCTAAAAAAGCTGCTGACCTTTATGATAAGTTTGCAGGTTTTGTTACAGATATTGAATCTATTGGTTTAAATATAAATAGAACACAAAAAGCTTATGATGATGCTATGAATAAATTAACTCTAGGAAAGGGAAATCTTCTTAGACGTAGTGAAGAGTTTATTGAACTTGGAGTTAAAGCTAAGAAAAAAATTGATTCTCAAAGATTATTAGGAGAGTAG
- a CDS encoding M48 family metallopeptidase, with amino-acid sequence MLEIFVIGYCLYFLFSVYTSFMQIGFVKNAKNLQAIILDQDKYIEAANYSIEKEKMAILASFYSFILFIFWLSFGLSFLDSVTSFQQGWLKAIVFIDLFIIINWILGLPFELHSTFKLDKKYGFSNMTPSLYIKDTIKTGVLFLIFGSLVIAAISWIISTFDAWWIWGFVFIFAVIILINMLYPVIRDKMFDKFESLKDKELETKIENLLDEVGFKSSGVFSVDASKRDNRLNAYFGGLGSTKRVVLFDTLVEKLSHNELLAVLGHELGHFKNGDILKNIGIMGVVMFIFFAIFGNLNDEMFLGLNLNNEPYAIIVLFLIFSPILSFFLMPLISLISRHNEYAADEFGSNMQSKEDLVSALLKLANENKSFPLSHPIYIFFYYSHPPLVERFKELDYDVHANLDDALKDSVFK; translated from the coding sequence GTGTTAGAAATTTTTGTTATAGGATATTGTTTATATTTCCTATTTTCAGTATATACATCTTTTATGCAAATTGGTTTTGTTAAAAATGCAAAAAACTTACAAGCTATTATATTAGATCAAGATAAATACATAGAAGCAGCAAATTATTCAATAGAAAAAGAGAAAATGGCAATACTTGCTTCTTTTTACAGTTTTATACTTTTTATTTTTTGGCTTTCTTTTGGATTGTCATTTTTAGATTCTGTTACTAGTTTTCAACAAGGATGGCTTAAAGCTATTGTTTTCATAGATTTATTTATTATTATTAATTGGATTTTAGGACTTCCTTTTGAATTACATTCAACTTTTAAACTAGATAAAAAATATGGTTTTTCAAATATGACACCTTCATTATATATAAAAGATACAATAAAAACAGGTGTATTATTTTTAATTTTTGGTTCACTAGTAATTGCTGCTATTTCGTGGATTATTAGTACTTTTGATGCATGGTGGATTTGGGGATTTGTTTTTATTTTTGCAGTAATTATTTTGATAAATATGTTATACCCTGTTATTAGAGATAAGATGTTTGATAAGTTTGAATCTTTGAAAGATAAAGAGTTAGAGACTAAAATTGAAAACCTTTTAGATGAAGTTGGATTTAAAAGTTCAGGTGTTTTTTCAGTTGATGCAAGTAAAAGAGACAATAGATTAAATGCATACTTTGGTGGTCTAGGGAGTACAAAAAGAGTTGTTTTATTTGATACTTTAGTTGAAAAATTAAGTCACAATGAACTTCTTGCAGTATTAGGACATGAGTTAGGACACTTTAAAAATGGGGATATCTTAAAAAATATTGGAATCATGGGTGTTGTTATGTTTATATTTTTTGCAATATTTGGGAATTTAAATGATGAAATGTTTTTAGGACTTAATTTAAATAATGAACCTTATGCAATTATTGTACTGTTTTTGATTTTTTCACCTATTCTTTCATTTTTCTTGATGCCTTTAATCTCTTTAATCTCAAGACATAATGAATATGCAGCAGATGAATTTGGCTCAAATATGCAAAGTAAAGAGGATTTAGTAAGTGCTTTATTAAAGCTTGCAAATGAAAATAAATCATTTCCATTATCTCACCCTATTTATATATTCTTTTATTATTCTCATCCTCCATTAGTAGAAAGATTTAAAGAATTAGATTATGATGTTCATGCAAATTTAGATGATGCCTTGAAAGACAGCGTATTTAAATAA
- a CDS encoding GGDEF domain-containing protein: MGKYVIACIESDVEILDELYNKISRIVDSDYIIESYVNAEQALIGCYNYIIAGNEILITIVGNDTSGMKCEDFIVELSKNSPNTKNILFNDVVSVESLEKIINLASIYQMIPRRFDRVDFELIILEAIKLNALDRRLKDYQKVLESAVEKRTKELNEINVKLEILATTDSLSGVRNRRSFYESCAPMITYTRRENKKLAVLMIDIDKFKMINDIYGHSVGDEVIRLMAKKTEGTLRKSDIFGRLGGEEFAAVLPNTSERGALKAAENIRFEIENTEYHTAKNEKIKFTVSVGVALLHSDDPDLETILHRADLALYEAKRNGRNKVILSKADINQEDNLIIQ; the protein is encoded by the coding sequence ATGGGGAAATATGTCATCGCGTGCATCGAAAGTGATGTTGAAATACTTGACGAACTATACAATAAAATTTCTAGAATCGTAGACTCTGATTATATTATAGAAAGCTATGTTAATGCTGAACAAGCATTAATAGGTTGTTATAATTATATAATTGCAGGAAATGAAATCTTAATTACTATTGTAGGTAATGATACATCAGGTATGAAATGTGAAGATTTTATTGTCGAACTAAGTAAAAACTCTCCAAACACTAAAAATATTTTATTTAACGATGTTGTTAGTGTTGAATCTTTAGAAAAAATCATCAATCTTGCTTCTATTTATCAAATGATACCAAGAAGATTTGATAGGGTTGATTTTGAACTTATTATTTTGGAAGCTATTAAATTAAATGCATTAGATAGAAGATTAAAAGATTATCAAAAAGTATTAGAAAGTGCTGTTGAGAAACGTACGAAAGAACTTAATGAAATCAATGTAAAACTTGAAATTTTGGCTACTACAGACTCTTTATCTGGGGTTAGAAACAGAAGAAGTTTTTATGAATCTTGTGCACCTATGATTACATATACTAGAAGAGAGAATAAAAAACTTGCAGTATTAATGATAGATATTGATAAATTTAAAATGATAAATGATATATATGGACACTCTGTTGGTGATGAAGTTATTAGATTAATGGCTAAAAAAACAGAAGGTACTTTAAGAAAATCAGATATTTTTGGAAGATTAGGTGGAGAAGAGTTTGCTGCTGTTTTACCAAATACTTCAGAAAGAGGGGCTTTAAAAGCTGCTGAAAATATTAGATTTGAAATAGAAAATACTGAATACCATACTGCAAAAAATGAAAAAATCAAATTCACGGTAAGTGTTGGTGTTGCACTTTTACACTCAGATGATCCTGATTTAGAAACTATCCTACATAGAGCAGACTTAGCTCTTTACGAAGCAAAGAGAAATGGCCGAAACAAGGTTATTTTATCTAAAGCTGATATTAATCAAGAAGATAATTTAATTATTCAATAA
- a CDS encoding YbgC/FadM family acyl-CoA thioesterase, with product MKIRVFYEDTDIGGVVYYANYLKFCERARSNIFFEKGLSPHNGDEFFVVKKVEADYIKSATFADVLEVTSKIVSQKSASIEIFHEIFRGEELLFTAKIKLAYLKNFKPFKIPKEILEIFQ from the coding sequence ATGAAAATAAGAGTCTTTTATGAAGATACAGATATTGGTGGCGTTGTATATTATGCAAACTATTTAAAATTTTGTGAAAGAGCTAGAAGTAATATATTTTTTGAGAAAGGTTTATCTCCTCACAATGGTGATGAATTTTTTGTAGTTAAAAAAGTTGAGGCTGATTATATAAAATCTGCTACTTTTGCAGATGTTTTAGAAGTAACATCAAAAATAGTCTCTCAAAAGAGTGCATCTATAGAGATATTTCATGAGATTTTTAGAGGGGAAGAGCTATTATTTACTGCTAAAATTAAATTAGCTTATCTTAAAAACTTCAAACCTTTTAAAATTCCAAAAGAAATTTTAGAAATTTTTCAATAA